GAATAAATTATATTAGAGCTAGAAAAAATCACAGTTGCTATGGTATGGGACTTGGAATAATGATATTAGATGAAGTATACCCAGGATTTCCAGGAGATGTAAGAAATGCTAGTGGATTCCCTTATCCTGTACAATACGATATAGTAAATAATATTGATATTTTCAAATTAGTTTGGGAAGAAGACAAAAGTCAATGTTTACAACCTATATTAGATGCTGCTAAAAGACTTGAAAAAATGGGATGTAGAGCAATAGCTGCTGAATGTGGATACTTTGCATACTTCCAACAAGAAGTAGCTGGATATGTGGATATCCCAGTATTTATGTCAAGTTTATTACAAGTTCCAATGATTCAACAAGTTATAGGACCTAAGAAAAAGGTAGCCATTATTGCTGCACAAGGAAAGTTTTTAACTAAGACTCATTTAGAGAGAGTTGGAATAGATCCAGATAGTAACTATATTATTGCTGGTGCACAAGACGAATATGGATGTACACAATTTGATACTCTATGGGATCATACTAAGAGACCAGAAGTACCAGAGGCATATTTTGATAAAGCTGAAGCAGATATGGTTAGAATGTGTAAAGATCTTAAAGAAAAGCATCCTGATATTGGAGCTATTATGTTAGAATGTACGGGAATGCAACCTTTTGCAAGAGCAATTCAAAGAGAATTAGATTTACCTGTATATAGTTGGGGAACTATGCTAGATTATGCATATTCTGTTGTAGCTCATAGGGATTATTACGGACATGTATAAAATTTAAATTATATTAAATGGCCTAGAATTTTATTCTAGGCCATTTTG
This window of the Anaeromicrobium sediminis genome carries:
- a CDS encoding aspartate/glutamate racemase family protein — encoded protein: MYNVGRDMGINYIRARKNHSCYGMGLGIMILDEVYPGFPGDVRNASGFPYPVQYDIVNNIDIFKLVWEEDKSQCLQPILDAAKRLEKMGCRAIAAECGYFAYFQQEVAGYVDIPVFMSSLLQVPMIQQVIGPKKKVAIIAAQGKFLTKTHLERVGIDPDSNYIIAGAQDEYGCTQFDTLWDHTKRPEVPEAYFDKAEADMVRMCKDLKEKHPDIGAIMLECTGMQPFARAIQRELDLPVYSWGTMLDYAYSVVAHRDYYGHV